In Phaeobacter sp. A36a-5a, a single genomic region encodes these proteins:
- the gcvH gene encoding glycine cleavage system protein GcvH, producing the protein MTTYYSEDHEWITVEGDTATLGITKHAAEQLGEVVFIEQQDSGEEFEKGGEIGVIESVKAASEIYAPLDGEITAINETLADNPGALNEDPEGAAWIYKIKLSDTSQLEDLMDLDGYKALIG; encoded by the coding sequence ATGACCACCTATTATTCCGAAGATCACGAATGGATCACCGTCGAGGGCGACACCGCCACGCTCGGCATCACCAAACATGCCGCCGAGCAGCTGGGTGAAGTTGTCTTCATCGAGCAGCAGGACAGCGGCGAGGAATTTGAAAAAGGCGGCGAGATCGGCGTCATTGAATCGGTGAAGGCCGCGTCGGAAATCTACGCCCCGCTCGATGGCGAGATCACCGCCATCAACGAGACTCTGGCCGACAACCCCGGCGCCCTGAACGAAGACCCCGAAGGCGCGGCCTGGATCTACAAGATCAAACTCTCCGACACCTCGCAGCTGGAGGATCTGATGGATCTGGACGGCTACAAGGCGCTGATCGGCTGA
- a CDS encoding alanine/glycine:cation symporter family protein, producing MEVLNSIVGYINGIVWGPLMLVLILGVGLFLQIGLKLMPILRIGTGFALLFKGREAGDGEGQITPFNALMTALSATIGTGNIAGVATAVFLGGPGALFWMWMTALVGMATKYSEAVLAVKYREQDSQGNYVGGPMYYIKNGLGANWAWLGFAFALFGAIAAFGIGNGVQANGVAQVLETNFGFNPSITGIVLMALTGAVILGGITRIGAVAGKLVPFMAVSYVTIGLLVLIINADQLGHALGLVFTYAFTPSAAEGGFAGAAVWAAIRFGVARGVFSNEAGLGSAPIAHAAAETKGPVNQGLIAMLGTFIDTIIVCSITGLAIIASGAWTSGESGAALTSLAFETSLPGFGGYVIAIALSIFAFTTILGWSYYGEKCVGYLLGAKVLIGYRVLWIVAIYFGATADLGFIWLLADTLNAMMAIPNLIALALLSPVVFKVTKEFFASNGQTEEPSKGAAE from the coding sequence ATGGAAGTTTTGAATTCGATTGTGGGCTATATCAACGGGATCGTCTGGGGACCGCTGATGCTGGTCCTCATTCTCGGCGTTGGCCTGTTCTTGCAGATCGGGCTGAAGCTGATGCCCATCCTGCGCATCGGCACCGGCTTTGCCCTGCTGTTCAAGGGCCGCGAGGCCGGAGATGGCGAGGGCCAGATCACCCCGTTTAACGCGCTGATGACCGCGCTGTCGGCCACCATCGGCACCGGCAATATCGCCGGCGTTGCCACCGCCGTGTTCCTCGGCGGCCCCGGCGCGCTGTTCTGGATGTGGATGACCGCACTGGTCGGCATGGCCACCAAATATTCCGAAGCCGTGCTGGCGGTAAAATACCGCGAACAGGACAGCCAGGGCAATTATGTCGGCGGCCCGATGTATTACATCAAGAACGGTCTTGGCGCGAACTGGGCCTGGCTCGGCTTTGCCTTTGCGCTGTTCGGTGCAATCGCCGCCTTCGGCATCGGCAATGGTGTCCAGGCCAATGGTGTGGCACAGGTGCTGGAAACCAACTTCGGCTTCAACCCCTCCATCACCGGTATCGTGCTGATGGCGCTGACCGGCGCCGTGATCCTTGGCGGCATCACCCGCATCGGTGCGGTGGCCGGGAAACTGGTCCCCTTCATGGCTGTCAGCTATGTCACCATCGGCCTGCTGGTTCTGATCATCAACGCCGATCAGCTGGGCCATGCCTTGGGTCTTGTCTTCACCTATGCTTTCACCCCCTCGGCCGCTGAAGGCGGCTTTGCCGGGGCCGCTGTCTGGGCCGCAATCCGCTTTGGTGTGGCCCGTGGCGTGTTCTCGAACGAAGCCGGTCTTGGCTCCGCCCCGATCGCCCATGCCGCAGCTGAAACCAAAGGTCCGGTAAATCAGGGCCTGATCGCCATGCTGGGCACGTTCATCGACACCATCATCGTCTGTTCCATCACCGGTCTGGCCATCATCGCCTCCGGCGCCTGGACCTCGGGCGAAAGCGGTGCAGCGCTGACCTCGCTGGCCTTTGAAACCTCCCTGCCCGGCTTTGGCGGCTATGTGATCGCCATCGCGCTGTCGATCTTTGCCTTTACCACCATTCTGGGCTGGTCCTACTATGGCGAGAAATGCGTCGGCTATCTTCTGGGTGCCAAGGTGTTGATCGGCTACCGTGTGCTGTGGATCGTCGCGATCTACTTCGGGGCCACGGCGGATCTGGGCTTCATCTGGCTGCTGGCGGATACGCTGAACGCGATGATGGCGATCCCGAACCTGATCGCCCTCGCCCTGCTGAGCCCGGTCGTCTTCAAGGTGACGAAAGAGTTCTTTGCCTCCAACGGGCAGACGGAAGAGCCGAGCAAAGGCGCGGCAGAATAA
- the gcvT gene encoding glycine cleavage system aminomethyltransferase GcvT: protein MTDAPKRTPLYDLHVALGGKMVDFAGWEMPVQYPMGIMGEHKQCREKAALFDVSHMGQVILRGDNVGEKLEALCPQAFATLKEGKARYGFFTNDDGGIMDDLIVSNAGDHYFVVVNAALRHQDIPHMKAHLDGVEVTEIFDRALVAVQGPAAENVVGDLCPAAREMTFMETILADIDGVECRISRLGYTGEDGYEISIPEADAERITRLFLAHDDCEPAGLGARDSLRLEAGLCLYGNDIDQSTSPIEASLAWAIQKRRKEEGGFPGAARIQKELAEGAAKKLVGIKPSGRAPARQHVEIQCADGNTIGEITSGCFGPTVGGPVAMGYVAAPHGKPGEQVKLIIRGKPHDAEITALPFVTQNYKR from the coding sequence ATGACCGACGCGCCGAAACGTACCCCGCTCTATGACCTGCATGTCGCCCTCGGCGGCAAGATGGTGGATTTTGCCGGCTGGGAAATGCCGGTCCAGTACCCCATGGGCATCATGGGAGAGCACAAACAGTGCCGCGAAAAGGCTGCGCTGTTCGATGTCAGCCACATGGGCCAGGTGATCCTGCGCGGCGACAACGTCGGCGAAAAGCTGGAGGCGCTCTGCCCGCAGGCCTTTGCCACCCTCAAGGAAGGCAAGGCACGCTATGGCTTCTTCACCAATGACGATGGCGGCATCATGGACGACCTCATCGTCTCCAATGCCGGCGATCATTACTTCGTGGTGGTGAACGCCGCCCTGCGCCATCAGGACATCCCCCATATGAAGGCGCATCTCGACGGTGTCGAGGTGACCGAGATCTTCGACCGCGCGCTGGTCGCCGTTCAGGGCCCGGCAGCCGAAAATGTGGTGGGCGACCTTTGCCCCGCCGCCCGCGAGATGACATTCATGGAAACCATCCTTGCCGATATCGACGGCGTGGAATGCCGCATTTCCCGCCTCGGGTACACCGGCGAAGACGGCTACGAGATTTCCATCCCCGAGGCTGACGCCGAACGCATCACCAGGCTGTTCCTGGCCCATGACGATTGCGAACCCGCCGGTCTGGGCGCGCGCGACTCCCTGCGTCTGGAGGCCGGTCTCTGCCTTTATGGCAATGACATCGACCAGTCGACCTCCCCGATCGAGGCCTCGCTGGCCTGGGCGATCCAGAAACGCCGCAAGGAAGAAGGCGGCTTCCCCGGTGCCGCCCGCATCCAGAAAGAGCTGGCCGAGGGGGCCGCGAAGAAACTGGTCGGCATCAAACCCTCGGGTCGCGCGCCCGCCCGTCAGCACGTTGAAATCCAATGCGCCGACGGCAATACCATCGGTGAAATCACCTCCGGCTGCTTTGGCCCCACCGTCGGCGGCCCGGTCGCCATGGGCTATGTCGCCGCGCCGCATGGCAAACCGGGCGAACAGGTCAAGCTGATCATCCGTGGCAAGCCCCATGATGCAGAAATCACCGCGCTGCCCTTCGTCACCCAGAACTACAAACGTTAA
- a CDS encoding iron ABC transporter ATP-binding protein, with protein sequence MITVAGLSFTLAGKTILNAVDASLPAGKITALIGPNGAGKSTLLKLIAQQMPASGGAITLSGRDLRGIRPDQLARRMAVVGQQLEVASRVRVRDLVGFGRWPHSQGRLTAQDHAAIDAALAQFGLDDLTDRFLDELSGGQRQRAFIAMAYAQDTDWLLLDEPLNNLDLNHARNLMAQLRRLADTRGKSIVIVLHDLNYAISWADHVVALAGGRVAFAGPVAEVATGETLSALYQTPVALCEIEGRRIACYHG encoded by the coding sequence ATGATCACCGTGGCGGGCCTGTCGTTCACACTGGCTGGAAAGACGATCCTGAACGCGGTTGATGCCAGCCTGCCTGCCGGGAAGATCACCGCGCTGATCGGGCCGAACGGGGCGGGGAAATCGACCCTGCTGAAGCTGATTGCGCAGCAGATGCCTGCAAGTGGCGGCGCGATCACCCTGTCGGGCCGCGATCTGCGCGGGATCAGACCGGATCAGCTGGCGCGGCGGATGGCGGTGGTTGGCCAGCAGCTGGAGGTGGCCAGCCGGGTGCGGGTGCGCGATCTGGTCGGCTTTGGGCGCTGGCCGCATAGTCAGGGGCGGCTGACGGCGCAGGATCACGCCGCGATTGACGCCGCGCTGGCGCAGTTCGGGCTTGACGATCTGACCGACCGGTTTCTGGATGAGCTGTCCGGCGGCCAGCGCCAGCGTGCCTTTATCGCGATGGCCTATGCGCAGGACACCGACTGGCTGCTGCTGGATGAGCCGCTCAACAATCTGGATCTGAACCATGCGCGCAACCTGATGGCGCAGCTGCGCCGTCTCGCCGATACCCGTGGCAAAAGCATCGTGATCGTGCTGCATGACCTCAACTATGCGATCAGCTGGGCCGATCATGTGGTGGCGCTGGCTGGGGGGCGCGTCGCCTTTGCCGGTCCGGTTGCCGAGGTTGCGACGGGCGAGACCCTCAGCGCGCTGTACCAGACGCCGGTGGCGCTGTGCGAGATCGAGGGGCGGCGTATCGCCTGCTATCATGGCTGA
- a CDS encoding helix-turn-helix domain-containing protein, with amino-acid sequence MTLHSRPHGDSEIARTGGRGLRHIDVVLPDGAPRSRAQIIIDLFDVANDLLDGVQYRVRVCGLDMLASGPVAGRARALVVFLGDIYSRWQLNAKERARVNQVMRLSERSAFVGGAVFLLDALARGGDHHLAIHPNFLASAGECSLRQDQDGAATAASGTVHSAICSFATPHMLLDIIAADCGRLAANGMAHYLGLDTGKRPKKSRIALNLEQKSAGDGLITQCLTVMQDHIETPLSVAELADMLNVSTRCLQRRFTRHFERSPLSVYRSLRIEHAHQLLTQTDIPLRQVAVATGFGSYQSLSQHIRETYGHAPDVIRRSAFRGPAPDSLRQSRIHQPHSAPL; translated from the coding sequence ATGACACTTCATTCCCGGCCCCACGGCGATAGCGAGATTGCCCGCACCGGTGGCCGTGGCCTGCGTCACATTGATGTCGTCCTTCCCGACGGCGCGCCACGATCCCGCGCCCAGATCATCATCGACCTTTTCGACGTCGCAAACGATCTGCTGGACGGGGTGCAATACCGGGTGCGAGTCTGTGGTCTGGATATGCTCGCCAGCGGCCCGGTTGCCGGCCGCGCCCGCGCGCTCGTGGTGTTTCTGGGCGATATTTACAGCCGCTGGCAGCTGAATGCCAAGGAACGCGCCCGCGTCAATCAGGTGATGCGCCTGTCAGAGCGCAGCGCCTTTGTCGGCGGTGCGGTGTTCCTGCTGGATGCGCTGGCGCGCGGCGGCGATCACCATCTGGCGATCCACCCGAATTTCCTCGCCTCGGCCGGGGAATGCAGCCTGCGTCAGGATCAGGACGGCGCCGCCACTGCCGCCTCCGGCACCGTGCATTCGGCGATCTGCAGTTTTGCCACCCCGCATATGCTGCTGGATATCATCGCTGCCGACTGCGGGCGACTGGCCGCGAATGGTATGGCGCATTACCTCGGTCTTGATACCGGCAAACGCCCCAAGAAGAGCCGTATTGCGCTGAACCTAGAACAGAAATCCGCAGGCGACGGGCTGATCACCCAATGCCTCACCGTGATGCAGGACCATATCGAAACGCCGCTGTCGGTGGCCGAACTGGCCGATATGCTGAATGTCTCCACCCGCTGCCTGCAACGGCGCTTTACCCGCCATTTTGAACGCTCGCCGCTCAGCGTTTACCGGTCCTTGCGGATCGAACACGCCCATCAGCTCTTGACCCAGACCGATATACCCCTGCGTCAGGTCGCGGTCGCCACCGGCTTTGGCAGCTACCAGAGCCTCAGCCAGCACATCCGCGAAACCTATGGCCATGCGCCGGACGTGATCCGCCGCAGCGCCTTTCGCGGCCCGGCCCCGGACAGCCTGCGACAGAGCCGGATCCACCAGCCGCATAGCGCCCCGCTCTGA
- a CDS encoding NAD(P)/FAD-dependent oxidoreductase — protein sequence MKRIYEPLAYTDRPIQTRYWNRFLPDPAPRYAPLRDEVTAEFAVIGGGYTGLSAALTLAENGGDVVLLDAERPGWGASGRNGGLVSVGSAKLADDAILCRYGEPDARRFFDAERAAVDLVEQYLDRYALEVDRHSRGYTYVAHRADRLEELHAYGQEYTRRYDLPYEFVPKEDMAAQGLNSPEFHGAVHLPVGFALNPMKFVLGLTRAAEAAGVRMYSDTAVEAIDTPGDGYLLRVAGGQVRARRLLIATNGYSSDDLPGAFAGRYLPVQSNIMVTRPLSEAEIADQGWWSEQMVCDSRTLLHYLRLLPDRRLLLGLRGSVRVSEENIAATKARARADFDRMFPAWRHVETEYFWSGLICMTRNLVPFAGAVPGLDNAWAALGYHGSGVCMAPYAGALIADQALGRSRLPHPDLMQRPLRRFELGRWRRMSLPLAFGWYRIKDRI from the coding sequence ATGAAACGTATCTACGAACCTCTGGCCTATACCGATCGCCCGATCCAGACGCGGTACTGGAACCGGTTTCTGCCCGATCCGGCGCCACGATACGCGCCGCTGCGCGATGAGGTGACGGCGGAATTTGCCGTCATCGGTGGCGGCTATACCGGTCTGTCGGCGGCGCTGACCCTGGCCGAAAACGGCGGCGATGTGGTGTTGCTGGATGCCGAACGGCCCGGCTGGGGGGCCTCGGGGCGCAATGGCGGGCTGGTTTCGGTGGGCAGTGCCAAACTGGCCGATGATGCCATTCTGTGCCGCTATGGCGAACCGGATGCGCGCCGGTTCTTTGATGCCGAACGCGCGGCCGTCGATCTGGTGGAGCAGTATCTGGACCGGTACGCGCTGGAGGTGGATCGCCATTCGCGGGGCTATACCTATGTGGCGCATCGCGCGGACCGTCTGGAGGAGCTCCATGCCTATGGGCAGGAGTACACCCGCCGCTATGATCTGCCGTATGAATTTGTACCAAAGGAAGACATGGCGGCGCAGGGGCTGAACAGCCCGGAGTTCCATGGCGCGGTCCATCTGCCTGTGGGGTTTGCGCTGAACCCGATGAAATTCGTGCTTGGCCTGACCCGCGCGGCAGAGGCGGCGGGGGTGCGGATGTATTCGGACACTGCCGTCGAGGCGATTGACACGCCGGGTGACGGCTATCTGCTGCGGGTCGCCGGCGGGCAGGTCCGCGCCAGGCGGCTGCTGATTGCCACCAATGGCTATTCTTCGGACGATCTGCCGGGCGCATTCGCGGGCCGCTATCTGCCGGTTCAGTCCAATATCATGGTGACCCGCCCGCTGAGCGAGGCCGAGATTGCCGACCAGGGCTGGTGGAGTGAGCAGATGGTCTGCGACAGCCGCACGCTTTTGCATTATCTGCGCCTGTTGCCGGATCGTCGGCTGTTGCTGGGGCTGCGCGGATCGGTGCGGGTGAGCGAGGAGAATATCGCCGCCACCAAAGCCCGCGCGCGGGCGGATTTTGACCGGATGTTCCCGGCCTGGCGCCATGTGGAGACGGAGTATTTCTGGTCCGGGCTGATCTGTATGACCCGCAATCTCGTGCCCTTTGCCGGGGCGGTGCCGGGGCTGGATAACGCCTGGGCCGCGCTCGGGTATCATGGCAGCGGCGTCTGTATGGCGCCTTATGCTGGGGCGCTGATCGCCGATCAGGCGCTGGGGCGCAGCCGCCTGCCGCATCCCGATCTGATGCAGCGCCCGCTGCGCCGGTTTGAGCTGGGCCGCTGGCGGCGGATGTCACTGCCGCTGGCCTTTGGCTGGTATCGGATCAAGGACCGGATCTGA
- the lipA gene encoding lipoyl synthase: TRRLMRDHNLTTVCEEAACPNIGECWSKRHATMMIMGEICTRGCSFCNVSTGRPDALDAFEPGRVAQAVKKLALRHVVITSVDRDDLEDGGAAHIAQTIRAVRHQTPGTTIEVLTPDFLGKGDAAKIVFDAAPDVFNHNLETVPHLYPRVRPGARYYSSLRLLDDAKRANPQVFTKSGLMVGMGETQEDLRQVMDDLRAADVDFLTVGQYLQPTPKHHPIDRFVTPEEFEQIERMARSKGFLGVSATPLTRSSFHADEDFAALKEARNRQLGDSLAGGAG; this comes from the coding sequence AGACCCGCCGCCTGATGCGGGATCACAATCTGACCACCGTCTGCGAAGAGGCCGCCTGCCCCAATATCGGCGAATGCTGGTCCAAACGTCATGCCACCATGATGATCATGGGCGAGATCTGCACCCGCGGCTGTTCTTTCTGCAATGTCTCGACCGGTCGCCCCGATGCGCTGGACGCCTTTGAGCCCGGTCGGGTGGCACAGGCGGTCAAGAAACTGGCGCTGCGCCATGTCGTGATCACCAGCGTTGATCGCGATGATCTGGAGGACGGCGGCGCGGCCCATATCGCCCAGACCATCCGCGCCGTGCGCCACCAGACCCCCGGCACCACGATTGAGGTGCTGACCCCGGATTTTCTGGGCAAGGGTGATGCCGCAAAGATCGTCTTTGACGCGGCCCCGGATGTGTTCAACCACAATCTGGAAACCGTCCCACATCTCTACCCCCGTGTCCGCCCCGGTGCGCGGTATTACAGCTCGCTGCGGCTGCTGGATGACGCCAAACGCGCCAATCCACAGGTTTTTACCAAATCCGGCCTGATGGTCGGCATGGGAGAAACCCAAGAAGACCTGCGTCAGGTGATGGATGATCTGCGCGCTGCGGACGTCGATTTTCTGACCGTGGGACAGTATCTTCAGCCCACCCCGAAACACCATCCGATTGATCGCTTCGTCACCCCGGAGGAGTTTGAGCAGATCGAACGCATGGCCCGAAGCAAAGGGTTCCTTGGTGTCTCGGCGACACCTCTGACCCGCTCTTCCTTTCACGCGGATGAGGATTTTGCGGCGCTCAAGGAAGCCCGCAACAGGCAGCTTGGCGACAGCCTTGCGGGGGGTGCCGGCTAA
- the gcvP gene encoding aminomethyl-transferring glycine dehydrogenase, whose amino-acid sequence MAFKLTDYEAYDFANRRHIGPSPREMADMLKTIGFNTLDELIDATVPPAIRQKEALDWGPAMTERDALFHMREIAGKNKVLTSLIGQGYHGTTTPAPILRNILENPAWYTAYTPYQPEISQGRLEALLNFQTMVSDLTGLPVANASLLDEATAAAEAMAMAHRGSRSKANNAAFFVDKNCHPQTVAVIQTRAEPLGIDVVVADPSELEAAAVFGAIFQYPGTHGHVTDFSDQIAALHDNKGVAVVAADILSLALLKSPGEMGADIAIGSTQRFGVPMGYGGPHAAYMATTDKLKRSMPGRIIGVSVDARGNKAYRLSLQTREQHIRREKANSNVCTAQALLAVIASMYAVYHGPDGIKAIAQSVHRKTARMAAGLEQAGFKVEPEVFFDTITVEVGHLQKTVMEAAVQRGINLRRVGETKVGISLDEQTRAETIEAVWGAFGIDRKDDSSNKQYRLPEAMLRESAYLTHPIFHKNRAEAEITRYMRRLADRDLALDRAMIPLGSCTMKLNATIEMIPVTWPEFSNLHPFVPEDQAQGYHEMIADLNDKLCQITGYDAISQQPNSGAQGEYAGLLTIRNYHAANGQGHRNVCLIPTSAHGTNPATAQMVGYQVVPIKADDKGNIDVADFREKAEKHSDHLAACMITYPSTHGVFETTVQEVCQITHEHGGQVYIDGANMNAMVGLSRPGDIGGDVSHLNLHKTFCIPHGGGGPGMGPIGVKAHLTEHLPGHPEYGTAVGPVSAAPFGSPSILPVSWAYVLLMGGAGLTQATKVAILNANYIAARLKDAYPILYTSESGRVAHECILDTRPLNDEGGVTVDDVAKRLIDSGFHAPTMSWPVAGTLMVEPTESEPKDELDRFCDAMLSIRSEAQDIIDGKIDAENNPLKHAPHTVRDLVGEWDRPYSREQACFPPGNLGVDKYWPAVNRVDNAYGDRNLICTCPPMEDYAEAAE is encoded by the coding sequence ATGGCCTTCAAACTGACTGATTACGAAGCTTATGATTTTGCCAATCGCCGCCACATCGGGCCCAGCCCGCGTGAAATGGCCGATATGCTCAAAACCATCGGTTTCAATACCCTCGATGAGCTGATCGACGCCACCGTGCCCCCCGCCATCCGCCAGAAAGAGGCGCTGGACTGGGGGCCGGCGATGACCGAACGCGATGCGCTGTTCCACATGCGAGAGATCGCGGGCAAGAACAAGGTGCTGACCTCGCTGATCGGTCAGGGCTACCACGGCACCACCACCCCGGCGCCGATCCTGCGCAACATCCTGGAGAACCCCGCCTGGTACACGGCTTACACGCCTTACCAGCCTGAGATTTCGCAGGGTCGTCTTGAGGCGCTGCTGAACTTCCAGACCATGGTCAGCGATCTGACCGGCCTGCCGGTGGCCAATGCCTCGCTGCTCGACGAAGCCACCGCCGCGGCCGAAGCCATGGCGATGGCCCATCGTGGGTCGCGCTCCAAGGCGAATAACGCGGCCTTCTTCGTGGACAAGAACTGCCACCCGCAGACCGTCGCCGTGATCCAGACCCGCGCCGAACCTCTGGGCATCGACGTTGTTGTCGCCGATCCCTCCGAACTGGAGGCCGCCGCCGTCTTTGGCGCGATCTTCCAGTATCCCGGCACCCACGGCCATGTCACCGATTTCAGCGACCAGATCGCCGCCCTGCATGACAACAAGGGCGTTGCGGTTGTCGCGGCGGATATCCTGTCGCTGGCGCTGCTGAAATCCCCCGGTGAAATGGGCGCCGATATCGCCATCGGCTCGACCCAGCGGTTCGGCGTTCCGATGGGCTACGGCGGCCCACACGCGGCCTATATGGCGACCACCGACAAGCTGAAGCGCTCCATGCCCGGCCGGATCATCGGCGTGTCCGTCGATGCGCGCGGCAACAAGGCCTATCGCCTGTCGCTGCAAACCCGCGAACAGCACATCCGCCGCGAAAAAGCCAATTCCAACGTCTGTACCGCACAGGCGCTGCTGGCGGTGATCGCGTCGATGTATGCGGTCTACCACGGCCCCGATGGCATCAAGGCGATTGCGCAATCCGTGCACCGCAAGACCGCCCGCATGGCGGCTGGTCTGGAACAGGCCGGGTTCAAGGTCGAACCGGAAGTCTTCTTTGACACCATCACGGTTGAGGTGGGTCACCTGCAGAAAACCGTCATGGAAGCCGCTGTTCAGCGCGGCATCAACCTGCGCCGCGTCGGCGAAACCAAGGTCGGCATCTCGCTCGACGAACAGACCCGCGCCGAAACCATCGAGGCCGTCTGGGGTGCCTTTGGCATCGACCGCAAGGACGACAGCTCCAACAAGCAGTACCGCCTGCCCGAAGCCATGCTGCGCGAGAGCGCCTATCTCACCCACCCGATCTTCCACAAGAACCGGGCCGAGGCCGAGATCACCCGCTACATGCGCCGTCTGGCCGACCGCGATCTGGCGCTGGACCGTGCGATGATCCCGCTTGGCTCCTGCACCATGAAGCTGAACGCAACCATCGAGATGATCCCGGTCACCTGGCCGGAGTTCAGCAACCTGCACCCCTTCGTTCCCGAAGATCAGGCGCAGGGCTACCATGAGATGATCGCCGATCTGAACGACAAGCTCTGCCAGATCACCGGTTATGATGCGATCTCCCAGCAGCCGAACTCCGGCGCGCAGGGCGAATATGCAGGCCTTCTGACCATCCGCAACTACCACGCGGCAAACGGTCAGGGTCATCGCAACGTCTGCCTGATCCCGACCTCCGCCCATGGCACCAATCCGGCCACCGCGCAGATGGTTGGCTATCAGGTGGTTCCGATCAAGGCGGATGACAAAGGCAATATCGACGTCGCGGATTTCCGCGAAAAGGCCGAGAAACACTCGGACCACCTCGCCGCCTGCATGATCACCTACCCGTCCACGCACGGCGTGTTCGAGACCACCGTGCAGGAGGTCTGCCAGATCACCCATGAGCACGGCGGTCAGGTCTATATCGACGGTGCAAATATGAACGCGATGGTCGGCCTGTCCCGTCCGGGTGACATTGGCGGCGACGTCAGCCACCTGAACCTGCACAAGACCTTCTGCATCCCGCATGGCGGTGGCGGCCCCGGCATGGGTCCGATCGGCGTCAAGGCACATCTGACCGAACACCTGCCGGGTCACCCGGAATACGGCACCGCCGTGGGTCCTGTCTCGGCAGCGCCCTTCGGCTCGCCCTCGATCCTGCCGGTCAGCTGGGCTTATGTGCTGCTGATGGGGGGCGCTGGCCTCACGCAGGCGACGAAGGTTGCGATCCTCAACGCCAACTACATCGCGGCACGTCTGAAGGATGCCTATCCGATCCTCTACACCTCCGAATCCGGTCGGGTGGCGCATGAGTGCATTCTGGACACCCGTCCGCTGAATGACGAGGGCGGCGTGACCGTGGATGATGTGGCCAAGCGCCTGATCGACAGCGGTTTCCACGCGCCGACCATGTCCTGGCCGGTGGCGGGCACGCTGATGGTGGAGCCGACGGAATCCGAACCCAAGGACGAGCTGGACCGCTTCTGCGATGCCATGCTGTCCATCCGGTCGGAGGCGCAGGACATCATCGACGGCAAGATCGACGCCGAAAACAACCCGCTGAAGCACGCACCACACACCGTGCGCGATCTGGTCGGTGAGTGGGATCGCCCCTACAGCCGCGAACAGGCCTGCTTCCCTCCGGGCAACCTCGGTGTGGATAAATACTGGCCGGCGGTGAACCGCGTCGACAATGCCTATGGCGACCGCAACCTGATCTGCACCTGCCCTCCGATGGAGGATTACGCAGAGGCGGCGGAATAA